In Wolinella succinogenes DSM 1740, a single genomic region encodes these proteins:
- the dnaK gene encoding molecular chaperone DnaK, which produces MGKVLGIDLGTTNSAMAVFEGNEGKIIANKEGRNTTPSVVAFTDKGEILVGDPAKRQAITNPQKTIYSIKRIMGLMMSEDKAKEAQKRLPYKVVDRNGACAVEIADKVYTPQEISAKILMKLKEDAEAYLGEEVSEAVITVPAYFNDAQRKATKEAGTIAGLNVLRIINEPTSAALAYGLDKKHAEKIVVYDLGGGTFDVTVLETGDNVVEVLATGGDAFLGGDDFDNRIIDWAAKEFEAENGIDLKKDVMALQRLKDAAENAKKELSSANETEINLPFITADATGPKHLVKKISRAKFESLIDDLIEQTIQKIDFVIKDAGLAKSDIAEVVMVGGSTRIPKVQQRVKDFIGKELNKSVNPDEVVALGAAIQGGVLKGDVKDVLLLDVTPLSLGIETLGGVMTKIIDRGTTIPVKKSQVFSTAEDNQPAVTIQVLQGERELARDNKSLGMFELSGIPAAPRGVPQIEVTFDIDANGILTVSAKDKATGKSQEIKITGSSGLSDSEIEKMVKDAELHKEEDSKRKSMIEAKNQADSLLYQTEKSLGEFKDQLEESERTKIESAINDLKETLKKENLTKEEIDEKVKALTEVSHKLAEAMYKKENPQAADAQQGNTANAGKKKDDDVIDAEVE; this is translated from the coding sequence ATGGGAAAAGTTCTAGGAATCGACCTTGGCACCACCAACTCTGCCATGGCTGTTTTTGAAGGAAATGAAGGAAAAATTATCGCCAACAAAGAGGGTCGTAATACCACCCCTTCCGTGGTTGCATTCACCGATAAGGGCGAAATTTTAGTGGGCGATCCCGCCAAGCGCCAAGCGATCACCAATCCCCAAAAAACCATCTACTCCATCAAGCGAATCATGGGCTTGATGATGAGCGAAGATAAGGCCAAAGAGGCTCAAAAACGCCTCCCTTACAAAGTGGTTGATCGAAATGGCGCGTGCGCGGTGGAGATCGCTGATAAGGTCTACACTCCTCAAGAGATTAGTGCGAAAATTCTCATGAAACTCAAAGAGGATGCCGAAGCCTATCTTGGCGAAGAGGTGAGCGAGGCGGTTATCACTGTCCCTGCCTACTTCAATGACGCTCAACGAAAGGCGACCAAAGAGGCGGGCACCATCGCTGGACTCAATGTTTTGCGAATCATCAACGAGCCTACCTCTGCCGCTCTTGCTTATGGCTTGGACAAAAAACACGCCGAAAAGATCGTGGTCTATGACCTCGGGGGCGGAACCTTTGATGTCACTGTTTTGGAAACGGGTGACAATGTCGTTGAGGTTTTGGCCACGGGCGGAGACGCCTTCTTGGGCGGAGATGACTTTGACAACCGAATCATCGACTGGGCGGCCAAGGAGTTTGAAGCGGAGAATGGAATCGATCTCAAAAAAGATGTGATGGCGCTCCAACGACTCAAAGACGCCGCTGAAAACGCCAAAAAAGAGTTGAGCTCTGCCAACGAGACCGAGATCAACCTCCCCTTCATCACCGCCGATGCTACAGGTCCTAAGCACTTGGTGAAGAAGATTTCACGAGCCAAATTTGAGAGTCTCATTGATGACCTTATCGAGCAGACGATCCAAAAGATCGACTTCGTCATTAAAGACGCGGGTCTTGCAAAGTCTGATATCGCCGAAGTGGTGATGGTGGGCGGCTCGACTCGTATCCCCAAAGTCCAACAACGCGTCAAAGATTTTATCGGCAAAGAGCTCAACAAATCAGTCAACCCCGATGAGGTGGTTGCCCTTGGTGCAGCTATTCAAGGGGGCGTGCTCAAGGGGGATGTCAAAGATGTTCTCCTCCTAGACGTCACCCCCCTCTCTCTTGGAATCGAGACCCTTGGAGGCGTAATGACCAAGATTATCGATCGTGGCACCACCATCCCTGTGAAGAAATCTCAAGTCTTCTCCACGGCTGAGGACAATCAACCCGCCGTCACCATCCAAGTGCTTCAGGGTGAGCGTGAGCTCGCTAGAGACAATAAATCTTTGGGTATGTTTGAGCTCAGCGGAATTCCTGCCGCTCCTAGGGGTGTGCCCCAAATCGAGGTCACTTTTGACATTGATGCCAACGGGATTCTCACCGTCTCCGCCAAAGATAAAGCCACAGGCAAATCTCAAGAGATCAAAATCACAGGTTCTAGCGGCCTAAGCGATTCAGAGATCGAAAAAATGGTCAAAGACGCTGAGCTCCACAAAGAAGAAGATTCCAAACGAAAGTCAATGATCGAAGCCAAAAACCAAGCCGATTCACTCCTCTATCAGACCGAAAAGAGCCTAGGCGAGTTTAAAGATCAGCTCGAAGAGAGTGAGCGCACCAAGATTGAGAGCGCCATTAACGACCTCAAAGAGACGCTCAAAAAAGAGAATCTCACTAAAGAGGAGATCGATGAGAAGGTGAAAGCCCTCACCGAAGTGAGCCATAAACTAGCCGAAGCGATGTATAAAAAAGAGAATCCCCAAGCAGCCGATGCCCAACAAGGAAACACAGCCAACGCGGGCAAGAAAAAAGATGACGATGTAATCGACGCGGAGGTGGAGTAG
- the grpE gene encoding nucleotide exchange factor GrpE → MNDNPANAEPQEEEVSLESQPSTPESGSDGSKEAELEAKIKELEDSYLRVHADFENTKKRLEREKFQALEYAYEKIAKDLLPIVDTLEIALKSANEVSGEESELQAKFKEGLELTLDNFSKVLQRHGIEMIACEGEFDPHLHECIMQVPSPSHQEGEIVQVFQKGYRYKERVLRPAMVSIAKSN, encoded by the coding sequence ATGAACGACAATCCCGCCAACGCTGAACCACAAGAAGAGGAGGTCTCCTTGGAGAGTCAACCCTCCACTCCAGAGAGTGGTAGTGATGGCTCCAAAGAGGCGGAGCTAGAAGCCAAAATCAAGGAGCTGGAAGATTCTTATCTTCGCGTCCATGCTGACTTTGAAAACACCAAAAAACGATTAGAGCGTGAAAAGTTTCAGGCGCTTGAATACGCCTATGAGAAGATCGCCAAAGATCTGCTTCCCATCGTTGACACCCTAGAGATTGCGCTCAAAAGCGCCAATGAAGTCTCAGGTGAAGAGAGCGAGCTTCAGGCCAAATTCAAAGAGGGTCTAGAGCTCACGCTGGACAACTTCTCTAAGGTGCTCCAGCGCCACGGAATCGAAATGATCGCTTGCGAGGGAGAGTTTGATCCTCATCTTCATGAGTGCATCATGCAAGTTCCAAGTCCTTCGCACCAAGAGGGCGAAATTGTTCAAGTGTTCCAAAAAGGCTATCGCTACAAAGAGCGTGTTTTGCGCCCTGCGATGGTCAGCATTGCCAAATCCAACTAA
- a CDS encoding HrcA family transcriptional regulator — translation MTPKKSLLLDEIIREYLKQQEPIGSESLRLSLNIKISSATIRNHFKTLVEEGALAQPHVSSGRIPTELALKNYWRKKLLPLEMLEFESLKKIEQSARETGIFCALRFYKPNFLQEVVSVGTRFLVLGFEEGEAVVKYSGAMERFLGELVGLEIRDIRKIAYQVCAHELATKLDHLLEGEPVLTFGLKELAELLQPSREGERLFHDISKGKWLDTLEEGLYFDRFIPRGALAFIQQIRVEKSAAKLMFMGSLNRNYEAFYQEALA, via the coding sequence ATGACACCCAAAAAATCCCTGTTACTTGATGAGATCATTCGCGAATACCTGAAGCAGCAAGAGCCTATCGGCTCTGAATCGCTTCGCCTCTCGCTCAATATCAAAATCTCATCGGCTACCATTAGGAATCATTTCAAAACCCTAGTTGAAGAGGGAGCCTTGGCACAACCCCATGTGAGTAGCGGTCGGATTCCCACCGAGCTTGCCCTCAAAAACTACTGGCGCAAAAAACTTCTTCCCCTTGAGATGCTCGAATTTGAGAGCCTCAAAAAGATCGAGCAGTCGGCTAGGGAGACAGGGATATTCTGTGCTCTGCGCTTTTATAAGCCCAACTTCCTTCAGGAGGTGGTGAGCGTGGGGACTCGATTCCTTGTGCTTGGCTTTGAAGAGGGTGAGGCGGTCGTCAAATATTCAGGAGCCATGGAGCGATTCTTGGGAGAATTGGTGGGGCTAGAGATTCGAGATATTCGAAAGATTGCCTACCAAGTCTGTGCCCACGAGCTCGCCACAAAGCTAGACCACTTGCTAGAAGGAGAGCCTGTGCTCACTTTCGGGCTCAAAGAGCTCGCCGAGCTTCTCCAGCCAAGCCGAGAAGGGGAGCGCCTCTTCCACGACATATCTAAAGGAAAATGGCTCGACACTCTGGAAGAGGGGCTCTATTTTGATCGCTTCATCCCCAGGGGAGCCTTGGCCTTCATCCAACAGATTCGAGTCGAAAAAAGCGCTGCCAAGCTTATGTTTATGGGTTCGCTCAATCGAAACTATGAGGCTTTCTATCAAGAAGCGCTCGCCTGA
- a CDS encoding class II aldolase and adducin N-terminal domain-containing protein: protein MDKKLAQEMGRISLSMFRKNFFGVFHGSISAKLGDNRFVINKKDAIFDEINEESLITLYHSRDYRWQEASIDSFIHSNIYQNISDAKYIAYCLPPFTMAYALRFNKIVPQDYFGATLFKVIEVYNPRDFETWYERADVEIYRHMKEKRVKAMVIRGYGVYLFDRDINHLAKTIAVIENSCRILYLSATLGGVPGVQSCDLPYTI, encoded by the coding sequence ATGGATAAAAAATTAGCGCAAGAGATGGGGCGAATCTCCCTCTCCATGTTTCGGAAAAACTTCTTTGGAGTCTTTCACGGCTCGATCTCTGCCAAGCTTGGCGACAATCGATTTGTTATCAACAAAAAAGATGCGATTTTTGATGAGATCAACGAAGAATCACTCATCACCCTCTACCACTCCCGTGACTATCGCTGGCAAGAGGCGAGCATCGATTCGTTCATTCATTCCAATATCTATCAAAACATCAGCGACGCTAAATATATCGCCTACTGCTTACCGCCTTTCACGATGGCTTATGCACTACGCTTCAATAAAATTGTCCCACAGGATTACTTTGGAGCTACCCTTTTTAAGGTGATCGAGGTTTATAATCCTAGGGATTTTGAGACTTGGTATGAACGAGCGGATGTAGAGATCTATCGCCACATGAAAGAGAAGAGGGTTAAGGCGATGGTGATTCGAGGGTATGGGGTCTATCTTTTTGATCGTGACATTAATCATCTTGCCAAGACCATTGCGGTGATTGAAAATAGCTGTCGGATTCTCTATCTCTCTGCTACCCTGGGGGGCGTCCCAGGAGTGCAGAGTTGTGATCTTCCCTATACTATTTAG
- the flgL gene encoding flagellar hook-associated protein FlgL, with amino-acid sequence MRIGYSSQYLTLARYQQSSQLQLNDLLTQMSSGRKIQFGYQDSTIYSQTLRLDYEEATLTQSKTLSTSAKSFSDNTDSALSELSKSMTNFTTKLNQAANQIHSATSLEALANDLQAIKEHMLSIANTSIGGQYIFSGTAVTTKPFDSNGNYYGNDSSLEALLGSNNLLGYNITGAELFGGKDSDKSRIIVTNVKNYNQSKLHPDIMDSLNKTGEPEEVYLKSTDKLRDLLGDNNDNPSDNPDEWFYVQGVRPDGTSFKNKFSLSPSYTNEDSAATVQDLLDRIGREFGNTSTNKVVDVTLNEYGEIQIKDLTTGRSNIDFYMISSDSNVDDLDELIESGARVKSYIQSPYLGDKTATQITSTNNYYDHRVSTLPTTLRTSNNAIAGKSSLLSDILGGGVTNLVLGGNSANNPDGTAGAAVAGYNFAITPTTTVQDLLDSIEANFAGTGDIEVEFSNGKINITDKNVLNLTSDQREPPYDGESSFSINIQAQDGVGNPVQAFSNDYTVEYDRVAFTKSGSTLSSNVSQIINSNSEYATASTKLSAVAGASLDGDSYVMKLKDINGIDVEARLNFSNTVPPGTTFTINGVDTFPIFNPHDTPPAVTQVRADEMTYQQLMDVITVAMNYSNINATTDYTDATTGATLQIQKSAYEGLLQASKANIGVSLNSQGQLEIKDLLRSETRMSFMMYDSATDDYSATMDKSGSALTFHSNNTLTVDDPHVNFFAQLDSIIDSVRKGIYRAGDVADGTYSSDLRSVGIQGGMTQFEHLSDHVNKVHAKNGAQGNAFKYSLERTEVLIVQTKSLRSEVVDTDIASTYNDFAQLTLNYQAMLTSISKINQLSLVNYI; translated from the coding sequence ATGAGAATTGGTTACAGTTCACAATACCTGACACTCGCGCGCTACCAGCAGTCAAGCCAGCTTCAGCTCAACGACCTCCTTACCCAAATGTCTTCGGGTCGTAAAATCCAGTTTGGCTACCAAGATAGCACCATCTATAGCCAAACCCTGCGTCTAGATTACGAGGAGGCGACCCTCACCCAAAGCAAGACGCTAAGCACTAGCGCCAAAAGCTTTTCAGACAACACCGATTCGGCGCTCAGTGAGCTCTCCAAATCCATGACCAACTTCACCACCAAACTCAATCAAGCCGCCAACCAAATCCACTCCGCCACCTCTTTGGAGGCACTTGCCAATGACCTTCAAGCGATCAAAGAGCACATGCTCTCTATCGCCAACACCTCCATCGGGGGACAATACATCTTCTCAGGAACAGCCGTCACCACCAAGCCCTTTGATTCTAATGGCAACTATTATGGCAACGACTCTTCTCTAGAAGCCCTTCTTGGCTCGAACAACCTTCTTGGTTACAATATCACAGGAGCTGAACTGTTTGGCGGCAAAGATAGCGATAAGAGTCGCATCATCGTCACCAACGTCAAAAACTACAATCAATCCAAACTCCACCCCGATATCATGGATTCTCTTAACAAAACAGGAGAGCCAGAAGAGGTCTATCTCAAAAGCACTGACAAACTTCGAGATTTACTTGGAGACAACAACGATAATCCCAGCGACAATCCTGATGAGTGGTTTTATGTTCAAGGGGTTCGACCCGATGGGACCTCATTTAAAAACAAGTTTTCCCTCTCCCCCTCCTACACCAACGAAGATAGTGCCGCCACCGTGCAAGATTTGCTTGATCGAATTGGCAGGGAATTTGGCAACACGAGCACCAACAAAGTGGTCGATGTAACCCTCAATGAATATGGAGAAATTCAGATCAAAGACCTCACCACGGGACGAAGCAATATCGACTTCTATATGATTTCAAGCGATTCTAACGTGGATGATTTAGATGAATTGATTGAGAGTGGAGCCAGAGTGAAAAGCTACATCCAAAGCCCCTATCTAGGGGATAAAACCGCCACTCAAATCACCTCTACCAATAACTACTACGACCACCGGGTGAGCACACTCCCCACCACACTTCGTACGAGCAATAACGCCATTGCAGGCAAAAGCTCTCTTCTTAGCGATATTCTTGGGGGAGGCGTCACCAATCTTGTCTTGGGAGGGAATTCAGCCAACAATCCCGATGGAACAGCTGGGGCAGCTGTAGCGGGTTACAACTTTGCCATCACCCCCACCACCACTGTGCAAGACTTACTTGATTCAATCGAAGCCAACTTCGCCGGCACGGGTGATATTGAGGTCGAATTCAGTAATGGCAAAATCAATATCACCGACAAAAACGTCCTCAATCTCACGAGTGATCAGCGAGAACCCCCTTATGATGGAGAGAGCAGCTTTAGCATTAACATCCAAGCCCAGGATGGCGTAGGAAATCCCGTCCAAGCCTTCAGTAACGACTACACGGTTGAATATGATCGCGTTGCCTTCACCAAGAGCGGCTCCACTCTCTCTAGCAATGTCTCTCAAATCATTAATTCAAATAGCGAATACGCCACGGCCTCCACCAAACTATCTGCAGTGGCGGGTGCCTCTTTGGATGGCGATAGCTATGTCATGAAACTCAAAGATATCAACGGAATAGATGTAGAGGCGAGACTCAATTTTAGCAATACCGTTCCTCCTGGCACCACCTTCACTATCAATGGTGTCGATACATTTCCCATCTTTAATCCCCACGACACTCCGCCAGCAGTGACCCAAGTGAGGGCTGATGAGATGACCTATCAACAACTCATGGATGTAATCACGGTGGCAATGAACTACAGCAATATCAATGCGACCACAGACTATACCGATGCAACTACGGGTGCAACGTTGCAGATTCAAAAGAGCGCTTACGAGGGCTTACTCCAAGCCTCTAAAGCTAATATTGGCGTCTCCCTCAACAGCCAAGGGCAACTCGAGATTAAAGATCTCCTCCGCTCTGAGACTCGTATGAGCTTCATGATGTATGATTCTGCCACCGATGACTACTCCGCAACCATGGACAAGAGCGGCTCCGCCCTCACCTTCCACTCCAACAACACCCTCACCGTGGATGATCCTCATGTCAATTTCTTTGCCCAACTAGATAGCATCATCGATTCAGTCAGAAAGGGAATCTATCGAGCGGGGGATGTGGCTGATGGGACCTATTCAAGCGACCTAAGAAGCGTAGGAATCCAAGGAGGCATGACCCAATTTGAACACCTAAGCGACCATGTCAATAAAGTCCATGCCAAAAACGGAGCACAAGGCAACGCCTTCAAATATTCCCTTGAGCGCACCGAAGTGCTCATCGTCCAAACCAAGAGCCTGAGATCTGAGGTCGTGGACACCGATATTGCAAGCACCTACAATGACTTCGCCCAGCTCACCCTCAACTATCAGGCAATGTTAACCTCGATCAGCAAAATCAACCAGCTCTCTTTGGTCAATTACATCTAA
- a CDS encoding HU family DNA-binding protein, translating to MKKAEFIDAVALKAGLSKKDSELALDSILEVLTEALAQGKSVNFIGFGGFSTIERAARKAKVPGTDKVVDVPAVRAVKFKVGKQLKEAVAK from the coding sequence ATGAAAAAAGCTGAATTTATCGACGCTGTAGCCCTCAAAGCAGGTCTATCCAAGAAAGATTCTGAGTTGGCACTCGATTCGATTCTAGAAGTTTTGACTGAAGCACTCGCTCAAGGCAAAAGCGTCAATTTTATTGGATTTGGTGGATTTAGCACCATTGAACGAGCGGCTCGAAAAGCTAAAGTTCCCGGAACGGATAAAGTTGTTGATGTTCCTGCGGTAAGAGCGGTGAAATTCAAAGTGGGCAAGCAACTCAAAGAGGCTGTGGCGAAGTAA
- a CDS encoding RidA family protein has translation MKFISTDQAPAAIGPYSQAIVVNDMIFTSGQIALRPEGSMEEGDVEAQTRQVLTNLKGVLESEGSTLSKVIKTTVFLAHMEDFAKMNGVYAEFFGEHKPARSTVAVKTLPKNALVEIECIALK, from the coding sequence ATGAAATTCATTTCGACAGACCAAGCCCCCGCAGCGATTGGACCCTATTCGCAGGCGATTGTGGTGAATGATATGATCTTCACTTCGGGGCAGATTGCCCTAAGACCTGAAGGAAGCATGGAGGAGGGAGATGTGGAGGCTCAGACGCGACAAGTGCTCACTAATCTCAAAGGAGTGTTAGAATCAGAGGGGAGCACTCTCTCTAAAGTGATTAAAACCACGGTTTTTCTAGCACACATGGAAGATTTTGCTAAGATGAATGGAGTCTATGCGGAGTTTTTTGGCGAGCACAAGCCTGCTAGAAGCACCGTGGCGGTGAAAACTCTTCCAAAGAACGCTTTGGTGGAGATTGAGTGTATTGCTTTAAAGTAA
- the rplU gene encoding 50S ribosomal protein L21: MYAIVKNGGKQYKVQEGDIVLFDKMSLEPKSKVELNEVLALCKDDNLILGTPFVEGAKIEIEVINEDRAKKVVTFKKRRRKDSKTKRGFRRDFTRVRILKIAA; the protein is encoded by the coding sequence ATGTATGCGATCGTGAAGAATGGAGGCAAACAATACAAGGTCCAAGAAGGCGATATCGTCCTTTTTGATAAAATGAGCCTTGAGCCGAAGTCAAAAGTAGAGTTGAATGAAGTTTTAGCCCTCTGCAAAGATGACAACTTGATCCTTGGAACCCCTTTTGTTGAGGGTGCAAAGATTGAGATTGAAGTCATTAATGAAGATCGAGCGAAAAAGGTCGTCACTTTCAAAAAACGAAGAAGAAAAGACAGCAAAACCAAACGAGGCTTCCGACGAGATTTCACTCGCGTCAGAATCTTGAAGATCGCTGCGTAA
- the rpmA gene encoding 50S ribosomal protein L27, with the protein MAHKKGQGSTQNNRDSAGRRLGVKKFGGEFVRAGNIIIRQRGTKVHPGSNVGMGTDHTIFALIDGIVKFERKDKERKKVSIYPAS; encoded by the coding sequence ATGGCACACAAAAAAGGTCAAGGTAGTACCCAGAATAACCGCGATTCAGCGGGGCGACGCTTAGGCGTAAAAAAGTTTGGGGGTGAGTTTGTTCGCGCAGGCAACATTATCATCCGACAGCGAGGCACCAAGGTTCACCCTGGAAGCAATGTGGGCATGGGAACAGACCACACGATTTTCGCTCTTATTGATGGAATCGTGAAGTTCGAGCGCAAAGACAAAGAGCGCAAAAAAGTCTCTATCTACCCCGCTTCTTAA
- the obgE gene encoding GTPase ObgE, with product MFVDNVDIYVSSGKGGAGAVSFRREKYVIQGGPDGGDGGKGGDLYFEVNANTDTLSKFKGAKHYRAKNGQPGMGRRMSGKSGEEMVIVVPPGTQVFDYESNELLLDLKEEGMRVKFLEGGKGGLGNYHFKNSVNQRPTYAQPGIAGEERHVRLELKLIADVGLVGFPNVGKSTLISTLSNARPEVANYEFTTLIPALGVVDVDEFSSFVMADIPGIIGGASEGKGLGLEFLRHIERTKTLLFVIDLSNYREPLEQFEILQKELSQFSPELSLRPFGIALSKVDALSKEEANEKIELFLKGIGLSSCQSNQYALSEALQNYIAPLESSIPAFVVPISSATHENIKPLKYLLHESVRRRG from the coding sequence ATGTTTGTAGATAATGTCGATATTTATGTCTCTTCGGGCAAAGGAGGCGCGGGCGCTGTTTCTTTTAGGCGTGAAAAGTATGTGATTCAGGGGGGTCCTGATGGGGGCGATGGAGGCAAAGGGGGTGATCTCTACTTTGAAGTGAATGCTAACACCGACACCCTCTCTAAGTTCAAAGGGGCAAAGCACTATCGCGCCAAAAATGGACAGCCAGGAATGGGAAGGCGCATGAGCGGCAAGAGTGGTGAAGAGATGGTGATTGTGGTTCCTCCGGGAACGCAAGTGTTTGATTATGAGAGCAACGAGCTTCTTTTGGACCTCAAAGAGGAGGGTATGCGCGTGAAATTCCTTGAGGGGGGCAAAGGAGGGTTGGGCAACTATCACTTCAAAAACTCCGTCAATCAGCGCCCCACTTACGCCCAACCCGGAATCGCTGGAGAGGAGCGTCATGTTCGCTTGGAGCTGAAGCTCATCGCTGATGTGGGATTGGTCGGATTCCCCAATGTAGGCAAGTCAACGCTCATCTCCACCCTCTCTAACGCTAGACCTGAAGTGGCCAATTATGAGTTCACTACGCTCATTCCTGCCTTGGGTGTAGTGGATGTGGATGAGTTTAGCTCTTTTGTGATGGCCGATATTCCTGGAATCATCGGGGGTGCGAGCGAAGGAAAGGGGCTTGGTCTAGAGTTTTTGCGTCATATTGAGCGCACCAAAACACTTCTTTTTGTGATCGACCTCTCCAACTATCGAGAACCCTTGGAGCAGTTTGAGATTCTTCAAAAAGAGTTGAGCCAATTTAGCCCCGAGCTTTCGCTTCGACCCTTTGGAATCGCCCTCTCCAAAGTGGACGCCCTCTCCAAAGAGGAAGCCAATGAGAAGATCGAACTCTTTTTAAAAGGAATCGGTCTCTCCTCTTGTCAAAGCAATCAATACGCTCTGAGCGAGGCGTTGCAGAATTACATCGCTCCTTTGGAATCGTCCATCCCCGCCTTTGTTGTGCCCATCTCTTCGGCGACCCATGAAAACATCAAACCACTCAAATATCTTCTTCACGAAAGCGTGAGGAGAAGGGGATGA
- the proB gene encoding glutamate 5-kinase: protein MRRIVIKVGSALLSRGHEMAMDRMESLCRFIAELKQKGDEVILVTSAAVAAGYTALALDKRQLPNRQALAAIGQPLLMNLYHQTLAPLGILPAQMLLSAYDFDSRKRTENARNTIEVLLSHGVLPIINENDAVATKELDMLAVFGDNDRLSAHVAHYFSAEILLILSDIDGYYDKNPCEFPDAKIRRVVNFLTPEELEAEVSPNNAFATGGIVTKLQAADFLMKRGQKMFLANGFNLGDARSFLLEGIHCQGTLFVQGGES, encoded by the coding sequence ATGAGGCGAATTGTCATCAAGGTCGGAAGCGCGCTTTTAAGCCGAGGGCATGAGATGGCAATGGATCGGATGGAGTCGCTCTGTCGTTTTATCGCGGAGTTGAAGCAAAAAGGCGATGAGGTGATTTTGGTCACTTCGGCCGCGGTAGCAGCGGGATACACAGCACTGGCGTTGGATAAGAGACAATTGCCCAATCGTCAGGCGCTTGCTGCCATTGGCCAGCCACTTCTCATGAATCTCTATCATCAAACGCTAGCCCCCTTGGGAATCTTGCCCGCTCAAATGCTCCTCTCTGCCTATGATTTTGATTCGCGAAAGCGAACAGAAAATGCACGCAACACGATTGAGGTGCTGCTGAGTCATGGCGTTTTGCCCATCATCAATGAGAATGACGCGGTTGCCACCAAGGAGCTTGATATGCTCGCGGTCTTTGGCGACAACGATCGACTCTCGGCTCATGTAGCGCACTATTTTAGCGCCGAGATTCTTCTGATTTTGAGTGACATTGATGGCTATTATGATAAGAATCCTTGTGAATTTCCTGATGCCAAGATCAGGCGTGTGGTCAATTTTTTGACACCCGAGGAGCTGGAGGCGGAGGTTTCACCCAATAACGCTTTTGCCACAGGGGGAATTGTCACCAAGCTTCAAGCGGCGGATTTTCTCATGAAGCGAGGGCAGAAAATGTTTCTGGCCAATGGCTTCAATCTAGGGGATGCGCGAAGCTTTCTCTTGGAGGGAATCCATTGCCAAGGGACGCTATTTGTGCAAGGAGGAGAATCGTGA
- the fmt gene encoding methionyl-tRNA formyltransferase, which produces MIRVLFMGTPAYAKTILEALWFSEEVEVVGVVSQPDKPVGRRQELTPPPVKESCLRLAPHTPLFQPENLKEERWAKEWRALEPDFIVVAAYGKILPKVILDIAPCINLHASILPLYRGASPIHESLRRGDAWSGVSAMRMEEGLDCGEVLGCSFVEIKEEWGVSRLFEELANRAAALTLKVLKRFSEIRPLPQVGADSSYCRKIRKEEGLVGFVNAKELYDQFRAYKVWPGIFLRSELKLKEITLLSETGEHHMGEILAINKEGVVVGCKEGSLRILMVQAPSKKEVDAVSYVNGKRLGVGDILF; this is translated from the coding sequence GTGATTAGAGTGCTTTTCATGGGGACACCCGCCTATGCCAAAACCATCCTTGAGGCGCTTTGGTTCTCTGAGGAGGTTGAGGTAGTGGGGGTGGTCTCTCAGCCGGATAAGCCCGTAGGAAGGAGGCAGGAACTCACCCCTCCGCCCGTTAAAGAGAGCTGTTTGAGGCTTGCCCCCCATACGCCTCTTTTTCAGCCCGAAAACCTCAAAGAGGAGCGATGGGCGAAAGAGTGGAGGGCGCTAGAGCCTGATTTTATCGTGGTTGCGGCCTATGGAAAGATTCTCCCAAAAGTGATTTTAGATATCGCCCCTTGTATTAATCTGCATGCCTCGATTCTTCCTTTGTATCGTGGAGCCAGTCCAATTCATGAGTCGCTCCGAAGGGGTGATGCTTGGAGTGGTGTGAGTGCGATGAGGATGGAAGAGGGGCTAGATTGTGGCGAGGTGCTTGGTTGTAGTTTCGTGGAGATCAAAGAGGAGTGGGGTGTCTCAAGACTCTTTGAGGAGTTGGCTAATAGAGCAGCGGCTTTGACTTTGAAGGTTTTGAAGCGCTTCTCCGAGATTCGTCCCCTTCCCCAGGTGGGTGCGGATAGCTCTTACTGCAGAAAGATTCGCAAAGAAGAGGGGTTGGTGGGGTTTGTCAATGCCAAAGAGCTCTATGACCAGTTCCGCGCCTACAAGGTGTGGCCGGGAATCTTTTTGCGCTCTGAGCTCAAACTCAAAGAGATCACTCTTTTGTCTGAAACAGGGGAGCACCACATGGGTGAGATTTTGGCGATCAACAAAGAGGGAGTTGTGGTGGGCTGTAAAGAGGGCTCTCTGAGGATTCTTATGGTGCAGGCTCCCTCTAAAAAAGAGGTGGATGCGGTGAGTTATGTGAATGGCAAAAGGCTTGGGGTTGGAGATATACTCTTTTGA